The Acidobacteriota bacterium genome contains the following window.
AAAAATCGGGCATCCAGAAGCTAAAATAGAAATTGCAGTTTACAAAAATCTATAAGCTTAAGGAGACCCGACATGAACATTATAGGATTAGATGCTCATAGTACAAGCTTTACCATGGCCATACTAAACAAGCAAGGGAAAATATGCAGTTGCATATCGAGAGAGACATCAGCAGAGAATCTGATCAGTTTAGTAAGGCAGGTGAGAGGACTATATTGCTCTTTCGATAGAAATTGAGTTATCAGAAGTTTAAAATAAGATAGAAGTTGAATGTTTTAAATAAAGGAGAAAAACAATATTATGAAACTCGTTCCCATTGGAAAGATAAGAACCTCTTTTAGATCTAAAAAAGTAACACCGATACAAACGACTCAATCCAGGGAAACGGGAAGAGCGGAGGTTTTTAAAAAATACCAGAAAGGATTGGATGATCTGGACGGTTTTTCTCATATCATCTTGATCTATTGGTTTCATCGATCGAAAGGATATTCTCTGAAAGTCACGCCTTTCCTGGATACGGTGAGGCGAGGATTGTTCTCCACCAGGTATCCGGGAAGACCCAATCAAATAGGCATAAGTATAGTGGAATTGCTCAAAAGAAAAGGTAATATCCTCTATGTCAGAGGCATAGATGTTCTCGACAATACTCCACTTCTGGATATCAAACCATATTTGCCTCAACTCAATCCCCAAGGGAAAATCAAGGTGGGGTGGCTAACGGGGAAGATTCAAAAAATGAAAAGCAAAAAAGGCCGCAAAGCTTCCCATCAATCCTCTTAATCTTCTTAATCTTCAATCATGCTCTTTAAACATTTTGTCCTGCCCCAGATCATTTTTTCGGATCCACTCCATGAGCATGGCGACATGCTCTTTCTCCTCATTCATATTATGAGCCAGGATCTTTTTTAAAGTGGCATCATCAGTTGCATCGATCCTTTCCTGATAATAATCAATGGCTTCCAGCTCCTCGCGGAGCGATTTCCTGGCTCTCTCCAGATCAACATGCTTGGGATTCATCTTTTCCAAAGGTTCAAAGAAAGGCATTTTATACCTCCTCACATTGAGAAAATCTTGACAAGAATGGTTTTAAGAATTAAAATTATAATGAGCATATGCTCATAATATATTAACATCGAATTAGAACCATGCCAAGACCAAAATTATGTCGCTGGATTCGCTTCCACCCGGGGTCCAGTTTTTTCAAGCCGCAAGGGATACCTCTTCGCTTTTTGCATGAGGTCAGCCTCAGCATGGATGAGTTTGAGGCTATAAGGCTTGCTGATTTTGAAGGATTATATCAAGAGGAAGCAGCCAAGAAAATGAAAATCTCGCGCCAGACATTCGGCAGGATTCTTACAGAAGCTCATAGAAAGATTGCGGAATGTTTGGTTCAAGGAAAAGCTTTAAGCATAGAGGGAGGTGACTACATCATGATTACCAGGAGGTTTCGCTGTACGGATTGCGGGCATACCTGGGAAGTGGCTCATGGAATGCCAAGACCCACGGAATGTTCGCATTGTAGCAGCATCAACATTCTTCGGGCAGAAGAAGATAGAGGTTTTACAGGGCGAGGTGGATTTGCTGGGGGCAGAGGGGGTTTAGGAGGCAGAGGAGCCCAGGGGGCAGGAAGAGCTCCTGAAGGAAGAGGAGGCTCAGGCGGAAGAAGGGGTTTAGGTGGGGGAGGAAGGCCTGGTCGCAGAGGCGGCGGTCAAAGAGGGGGCTTCAGGCGAAGATCAGGAGGCTCAAGATAATTGAACATCCAGGCTAAAACTGGCCATGGAAGAAAGAGAGGTAAAGAAATGAAAGAAGAAAAATGGATCAGAGGTATGGGACCTGTTGGACATTGTGTTTGTCCACAATGCGGTTATAAGAAACCGCATGCACAAGGAATTCCATGCCGAGAGGAGGTATGTCCCAAATGCCAGGTTAATCTCATCAGAGAAAGGTCATTTCACCATGATCTGATTAAGAAAAAGAAAGGGGGTGAATAACAATGTATGGACGTTATGGATGGTATGGAGGGGGACGGGGAAGAGGAAGAGGTTGGTGGGCAGGTTGGCCCACTTCAGGTGCTCCCTCCGGATATACTTACATTGGACCTTGTCGGTGTGGTTGGGGACCAGATGCTTTTTATGCAGACCCGAGTGGGAGAATCGTTCACGCATCACAAGTTCATCGATGGGGATGGCAAGCACCAGAATCTTATGCGAAAGAGGATATCGAAGCAGAGGTGCAATGGCTGAAGGAAGAAAAAATGGAATTAGAAAATCGCATCAGGGAGCTGGAGGAACGATTAGAAGGAAAGGCTGAAAATAAGAAGTAAATTCTTGGAAGGCAAATTGGTTGATAGGACAGATTTGATTGAGGGTCACATTTGCCATGATAAAGGACATTAAGGATTCAAGTCAATTTTTTTCCTATAGTGCTCATGGTTAACTTACCGTGTCTAACTCCCTTAGTGCTGGTGAGTCTATCGGCTATCTTTTTAATGATACCGCTTTTCCCTCTGACAATGAGAACTTCCAGGCAATTGTGAGGGTCAAGATGGATATGCATCGAAGAGAGGATGTTTTTATAATAGTCGTGTTCCAGAGATGTGAGAACGGCTGCTAGTTCCCGAACTTCATGACTGTATACTAAGGTTATTGTCCCTATCGTTTCTTTATGCGGATCAAACCATTCCTGATCGACAAGGCGTTCGCGGATTATATCTCTTATGGCTTCCGATCTTGATTTATATCCTCTTTTTGATATGAGGCGATCGAAATCATGGAGAAGATAAGTGCTCATGGAAATGCCAAATCGAATCGTATCTTTCATTATTCGCTCCCGATAGTTTCTTCCGTTGAATCTTCTTCGCAAAACGCGTAGAAGATAGTGCGCTCAAGCAGCAGCCCTCAAGCAGGCTTGCGGGTAGAATTCATGGTGAAGCTTGAGCACCATAGACATGATTGTCTGGCCGCTGGCGGTGACACGCCAACGGCGGGATCTGGGAATTTTGCAATGAGACCTCGAAGATGAAGACGTTTGAAGAGACGAGAGACAGCGGCGCTCTGTCGTCTGTTTTCACAGACGCCTCTGGCAGGAGAGAACAGATGAAACCGGATATTCTTGTTCCGGCAGCCTCTGATCATGTGCTCACCACGCATGACGGCGGAGAACAGGCGGATATCAGCATCAGATGCGGGATTGAAGCCCAGGTAAGGGCGATCATTGCACCGAACGGGTTCCACGAGAAGGTTCAACTGTCTGTAAGCGATAGCTGGATCATCGACCACGGCGAGGGCATCGAGATAGCGGGCATTGGCAGCCCTGGAGACCTCGGCGTAGCGATAGAAATTAGCCACGCCTTTTCGCATGGGGAACCATCCGACCACACACTCTCCTTTCCATATGCCCCTGCGACGGACCATGAATTCATACGGGTGGTTGATGACTGTTTCCACTCGCAGGACGCATCCGATCTTGTCGTACATCTTGATCCAATTTTCCTTCATCCGGTGTTTGATACGAGCGCCCGGCCACCGCTTTGCGAAGGTGTTGATGATTTCGCCGGCGAAACCGCTGTGCAGTTTTCTTCCGAGGAAGGTCATGATATCCTCGGCACTGAAGCAGAGGGTGGCATGCTTCAGCAGATTTTCATACAGAGGTTGCAGCATCTTCCGGCTGGTGAACATGACGTCGGTGGCGTACTCGGACTGGTCAACAACCCAGTAGTACTCCATGCCGCTCAACAGAGTTTTCATCAGGGGATTAGCCTTGCGGGCAAAGCTGGAGAGGATGCGGGGCCATGGGAGGTTGGGAAAACGGTCGGCCAGCCGTTGTGCGCGGCCGGGATCATCGATCTGGATGAAAGCGTTCGCAACATTCTGGTAGGCGATGCCGCGCGTATCCATTTGTCTGGCCAGCCAGTCGTGACCGTTGAGACATACCTGAAGAGTGAAGGGAAACCAGGTCTGAAGGCGGATGTGCGTGAATCCGAAAACGGGATCGATGAAGTAGAAGTAGAGGCGGAGACATTTTCGCGGAGCATTGACTATTGTTGGGCGACCTTCCCCATAGACGAGCTTGAAACTCTGGCAGCCTTCGAGGATGGCGAAGACGCAGATCAAGCCGGATGTGATCCCGTCCTCGCAGGCGATTTTCCTGGCGAGTTCTTCTTTCCTGATTGTTCTGGTGAGATACCGGTAGGGACGTTTGGCTTTCGCAGCAATGTCCTGGGTGTAGTGTTTCAAGCAGGTTGAATGTTTTGCGATGAAGCCTTTGAAGTCTCGGAGGAGGAGTCCTTGCCTGGCGAGGAAATTCTCCATGCCTTTGGCGTAACTGATCGGCAGGTGTCCTTTAAAAAGAATTCTGTCAAACGAAGACAAAGATTTTGGTAGAATGTTTCTTGATAAATTCGTTCATGTGAGTGTTCCTCCTTTTCTGTTGAACACAGGAGATAGTATGCAGGAGGAACGCTTACTTTTTAAAGAGGAAATAGCTTAAAAGATTTTTTGGTTGCGGCAGAAGGCCGCCTTAGGAGATGATCGATATGCTTTTAGGTTCACAGGGGATGTGGTTAAGCTTTATCTATTCAAAGATAGAGCCATTAATCT
Protein-coding sequences here:
- the tsaA gene encoding tRNA (N6-threonylcarbamoyladenosine(37)-N6)-methyltransferase TrmO is translated as MKLVPIGKIRTSFRSKKVTPIQTTQSRETGRAEVFKKYQKGLDDLDGFSHIILIYWFHRSKGYSLKVTPFLDTVRRGLFSTRYPGRPNQIGISIVELLKRKGNILYVRGIDVLDNTPLLDIKPYLPQLNPQGKIKVGWLTGKIQKMKSKKGRKASHQSS
- a CDS encoding ferritin, which codes for MPFFEPLEKMNPKHVDLERARKSLREELEAIDYYQERIDATDDATLKKILAHNMNEEKEHVAMLMEWIRKNDLGQDKMFKEHD
- a CDS encoding DUF134 domain-containing protein, which encodes MPRPKLCRWIRFHPGSSFFKPQGIPLRFLHEVSLSMDEFEAIRLADFEGLYQEEAAKKMKISRQTFGRILTEAHRKIAECLVQGKALSIEGGDYIMITRRFRCTDCGHTWEVAHGMPRPTECSHCSSINILRAEEDRGFTGRGGFAGGRGGLGGRGAQGAGRAPEGRGGSGGRRGLGGGGRPGRRGGGQRGGFRRRSGGSR
- the nikR gene encoding nickel-responsive transcriptional regulator NikR — encoded protein: MKDTIRFGISMSTYLLHDFDRLISKRGYKSRSEAIRDIIRERLVDQEWFDPHKETIGTITLVYSHEVRELAAVLTSLEHDYYKNILSSMHIHLDPHNCLEVLIVRGKSGIIKKIADRLTSTKGVRHGKLTMSTIGKKLT